A section of the Venturia canescens isolate UGA chromosome 11, ASM1945775v1, whole genome shotgun sequence genome encodes:
- the LOC122418045 gene encoding venom allergen 5-like has product MEKCLFRFALIASLISLGLAQEEAFCHLPSCKDAPHTLCIYPFLKPSPACGKIISSGLTQKEVDGIVALHNKLRKKVASGQEKRGHPGPQPGAKHMPDLTWSNDLTAVAQTWALQCINKHDACKNLPQYYVGQNLNWGSAGGPYDIPLSMLVQVWYDEVKHVNPKIVKKYHLKKEYAHYTQMVWAKTTEIGCGLVRYTRNNGEDYEIFLVCNYGPGGNVDTEPMYEVK; this is encoded by the exons atggaGAAGTGTCTGTTTCGTTTTGCGTTGATTGCGTCGTTAATTAGTTTGGGATTAGCCCAAGAGGAAGCTTTTTGTCATTTGCCATCTTGTAAGGATGCTCCGCACACGCTCTGCATATATCCC TTCCTTAAACCAAGCCCAGCTTGTGGAAAAATCATATCGTCAGGATTGACTCAAAAAGAAGTCGATGGAATTGTTGCTCTTCACAACAAATTGAGAAAGAAGGTTGCTTCTGGACAAGAAAAACGTGGGCATCCAGGACCCCAGCCTGGTGCCAAGCACATGCCAGATTTg ACGTGGTCCAATGACCTGACAGCCGTTGCCCAGACCTGGGCCCTTCAGTGCATCAATAAGCACGACGCATGCAAAAACCTTC CGCAATACTACGTTGGACAGAACTTGAACTGGGGATCGGCTGGCGGTCCTTATGACATACCCTTGTCGATGTTGGTACAAGTTTGGTACGACGAAGTTAAGCACGTCAACCCAAAGATCGTCAAGAAATATCA TCTGAAAAAGGAATATGCTCATTACACTCAAATGGTATGGGCCAAAACGACCGAAATAGGCTGCGGTCTCGTTCGCTATACAAGAAACAACGGCGAAGACTACGAAATCTTCCTCGTATGCAACTACGGACCGGGTGGAAATGTCGATACCGAACCCATGTACGAGGTCAAATGA
- the LOC122418046 gene encoding venom allergen 5-like produces MKSTTFSLALVASFVAVSLAQQSSFCHIKSCKSQPHTLCKFAFEKPSRACGKVVSSQVTQQEKDEIISVHNKLRKKVASGQEKRGHPGPQPAAKSMPDLTWSNELQGIAQTWADQCINDHDKCRDLPNQEVGQNIFWGSAGGPNDISLTFLMQGWYDEVKHVNPKIVKKYVFKEEYAHYTQIVWAKTTQVGCGVIRYTKTHGEDYEIFFVCNYGPSGNVETLPMYETK; encoded by the exons ATGAAGAGTACTACATTCAGTCTGGCTCTGGTAGCCTCGTTTGTCGCTGTGAGCTTAGCCCAGCAGTCGAGTTTTTGCCATATTAAATCTTGCAAGAGCCAACCCCACACGCTCTGCAAGTTCGCC TTTGAAAAGCCAAGCCGTGCATGCGGCAAAGTCGTATCGTCCCAAGTGACTCAACAAGAAAAGGATGAAATCATCTCTGTTCACAACAAATTGAGAAAGAAGGTTGCCTCTGGGCAGGAAAAACGTGGACATCCAGGACCTCAGCCTGCTGCTAAGTCCATGCCAGATTTG ACATGGTCCAATGAACTTCAGGGCATTGCTCAGACCTGGGCCGACCAGTGCATAAACGACCACGATAAGTGCAGAGATCTTC CTAACCAAGAGGTTGGACAGAACATATTTTGGGGATCTGCTGGTGGACCTAATGACATAAGTTTGACATTCTTGATGCAAGGCTGGTACGACGAAGTCAAACACGTTAATCCGAAAATCGTGAAGAAATATGT TTTCAAAGAGGAGTACGCTCATTACACTCAAATAGTGTGGGCCAAAACGACCCAGGTAGGCTGCGGTGTCATTCGTTATACCAAAACCCACGGCGAAGACTACGAAATATTCTTCGTATGCAACTACGGACCATCCGGAAACGTAGAAACTCTACCGATGTACGAAACGAAATAA